The DNA region TCGCTTTCCACCTCGTACACCTTGGGAATCTTATAGCGCGGGTGCGCCAACCGCTCGATGAGGAGCCCATCGTTCGTAAAGAGCAGCAGTCCTTCGCTCTCCCGATCCAAGCGACCCACATAACGGAGATTTCTCCACCGTGTCGGCAGGAGATCGTATACGGTTGGACGTCCACGAGGGTCCAAGCTGGTACAGAGAAATCCCTTCGGTTTATGCAGAAGGACGGTCAAGCCGGCGGAGGGGCGAAGCGGCCGGCCGTCGAGCGCGACGGCATCCGTTGCGGAGACTTGGAAGGCGAGGCGACCGGCGGGGAGGCCGTTTACGGTCACCCTTCCCTCCAGGATGAGCCGTTCTACGCCTCGGCGGGATCCGAGACCGCAGCGAGCTAGGTATTGGTTGAGGCGCACGGGAGAGTCTGATGCTGGAGACGGATTTCTCCGTCTCTCCGGACGGCCTGCCACCCGCCGGTCAGGGAATATTGCCTTCCCTCGCGGCCTCCGGAAGCGAGTCCCCGGACAGCTTCGACATCGGACAGGGAAATGTCACGAATGCCTTGACGGCGTAGCCAATGATGCACTATCCGCCGCTGCCGACCGATTGGAGAATTCCGTAGGTCTCCGACGGAGAGGCCGGTTCCTTCGGCCGCTTGACGAACCAGCTCCGTCATCCATTCCTCTTCTGCGATGCGAACCCGACAGAAGCGAAGCAGAGATTGCCGGACGTGAGGCGAGAAGCGCTCTTCAAGAAAAGGGAGCAGCTCGTGACGAATCCGGTTTCGAAGATAGCGCCTGTCATCATTCGAGCGATCCTCCCGCCAGCGAAGTCCGCGAGCTTGGGCGTGCTCCCGGAGCCGGCTGCGATCGAGCCAGAGAAAAGGACGGTGGAGACGAAAGCCGTCGCGCACTTCCGCCTCCCGCATCCCGCGCGCCAGCGAACCGGCGCCGCGCAGAAGCTGCAGGAGCAACGTTTCCACTTGATCATCCGCGTGGTGCGCCAAGGCCAGATCGTGAACCCCCGAGATCTGGGCCGCCCGGGCGAAGAACTCGTACCGCCGCTTCCGCGCCGACGTCTCTGTCGCGGCGTCCGCAGGCGCACTCCTCTCCTCCAAGTACTCGAGCCCGTACGATGCGGCCAGCTCCCGGACGAAGACCGCATCCTCCACACTCTCGGGACGCCAACCGTGATCGAAATGCACGACCGTAGGACGTTTGCCGGTGAGAACCAGCGCATCGAGGAGCACACACGAATCGAGCCCACCGGAAACGGCGGCCAGAAGCCGAATCGGGAGTTCGGCGACGGCCGAGCATGTCGCATGGAGAGCCGGGAGAGGGAGGGATGCCGAGTTCACCCTAACGGCGAAAGGATAGGCAGTGTCGCGAAGGGTCGCAAGAGCCGAAGTCGACCTCGGATTCCCTCTCCGCAAAGAGGAGATCAGGAGCCGGGAGGCGGCGCCGAACCTTCGCCGAGCGAAAGAAGATAAGAGTAGGGATAGATGCCCGTTGCGTGGCCGTCGGCCCAGACGATCTGGAGAGCATATCCTCCGACCGGCTGGAGCGAGCGGACGATGAAGCTCGCGGGCGAGTAGGTCTTCGGCTTAGGAGCATACGCCGTCGTCGCCGTGCTTTCCCCTTGGCAGAGAGCGCAGGGACAGTGGCGGCGGAGATCCTCCAGCGGGAGGTAGCTCTCCCTTCCGTCTCGCCACCGGATCGCTAACTGAGATCCGATGACTTGCGCATCGGCCAGATCTAGGGAAGCGGGCACGGGACGGAAACCAAGCCTAACCCGGGCGATGGCGACGCTTGACCTTGAGCTGCGCGAGCGAGCGAGCCAGCAGGGCCGCCGTGGCCGCTTGCTCCTCCTCTCCTAGCTCCTTCTGGCGCAAGGCCTGCTGAGCCCGCGCCACGGCTTCGGCTACTTTAGCCTCCTCGATCTCTTCCTCGTAGAGCGCCATGTCGCAGAGAATGATGAGCCGTTCTGCCGAGATCTTGGCGAACCCTTCGCCGATGGCCATGATCTTGCGCGCCCCCCCCGCTTGCAGGACCAGCTCCCCTGGCACGACGCGCGTGATAAGCGGTTCGTGGTTCGGATAGACGCCCATTTCCCCTTCCTCTCCAGGAAAGGTCGCCATGTCCACGTCTTGGGCCAGTCGCACTCCCTCCGGCGTGACAATCTCCACATGGAGTTGGCTCATTTGCTGCTACCGACGACCTGATCGATCGTTCCTTTCATGTAGAAGTTCCCTTCGGGCACATCGTCGTACTTCCCGTCAAGAATCTCGCGGAATCCACGGATGGTTTCGGCCACCGGCACGTATTCCCCCTTGGTCCCGGTGAAAACCTCGGCTACGTGGAAGGGCTGGCTCAGGAAGCGTTGGATCTTGCGGGCGCGATAGACCGTCAGCTTGTCCTCGGGCGAAAGCTCGTCCATCCCGAGAATCGCGATGATGTCCTGAAGATCCTTGTACCGCTGCAGGACGCGCTGCACGCCGCGAGCCACGCTGTAATGCTCCTCTCCCACGACATCGGGCGCCAGGGCCTTCGAGGTGGAAGCGAGCGGGTCGACCGCCGGGTAAATCCCCTGCTCGGCGATCGACCGCTCCAGCACGATCGTGGAGTCGAGATGCGCAAAAGTGTTGGCCGGCGCCGGATCGGTGAGATCGTCAGCCGGAACGTAGACGGCTTGGAAGGAGGTGATCGAGCCGGTGCGCGTCGAGGTAATCCGCTCCTGCAGCGCGCCCATTTCCGATGCCAGGGTCGGCTGATAGCCAACCGCGCTCGGCGTTCGCCCGAGAAGGGCGGACACCTCGGAGCCGGCTTGGGAAAAGCGGAAGATGTTGTCGATGAAAAGCAGAACGTCCTGTTTCATCTCGTCCCGGAAGTACTCGGCCATGGCGAGCGCAGAAAGGGCGACACGGAGGCGTGCGCCCGGCGGCTCATTCATCTGTCCGTAAACCAATGCCACCTTGGATTCGGAGAGGTTTTCCAGGTTGATGACCTTGGCTTCCGCCATCTCGTTATACAGGTCATTCCCTTCGCGCGTCCGTTCTCCTACCCCTGCGAAAACCGAAAACCCTCCGTGCGCCTTGGCGATGTTGTTGATCAACTCCATGATCACGACCGTCTTGCCGACTCCGGCCCCGCCGAAGGCGCCCGCCTTTCCTCCTCGGAGGAAGGGACAGATCAGATCGATGACCTTGATTCCCGTTTCGAGGATCGAGGCCTTGGTGTTTTGAGCGGCCAGCTCGGGTGCTTTCCGATGGATTGGGTAACGTTTGGTGGCGGGGACGGGACCCCGTTCATCGACCGGATCGCCCAGGACGTTGAACACCCGACCGAGCACCTGGGGACCGACCGGAACCGAAATGGGCCCCCCGGTATCCTCCGCCTCTATCCCCCGGCGGAGCCCGTCGGTGCTCGACATCGCTAATGCACGCACCCAGCCTTCCCCTAGATGTTGTTGCGTCTCGAGCGTTAGCTCGACCGGCTTCCCCTCCCTTTCGAAGCGGACCCTCAGGGCGTTATAGATCGCCGGAAGGCTTTCTTCCGGGAATTCCAGATCGACGACCGGACCGATGATTTGGACGATTTTGCCTTTACTCATGAACGACTCCTCCTATCCGCATGCGGCTCATTCGAGCGCGCTCTGTGCGGTGGCGATTTCCAGTATTTCCCGGGTAATACCCTCTTGACGCGCCTTGTTGTACTCGAGCGTCAAATCGCCGACGAGTTCCTGGGCGTTTTCGGTGGCGTTCTTCATCGCGATCATGCGGGCGCTGTGCTCTGACGCCAGGCTATCCAGCAGAGCCTGATAGATGTTCCAATCGACGAAGAACGGCAGGAGCCGATCCAGCAGCTCCTCGGGAGAAGGCTCGAAGTTGTCCGGAACCGCGGGTGCTGCCGGCTGCTCTCCCGGCGCTAGGTGCTCGGGCGCAACCGGCACCAGAGGACGGATTACGGTCGTCTGCACCAGAGCGTTGACGAAGTGGGTATGAGCGACGTCGATCGCATCGATCTCGCCCTCCGAGAACTTCTGCAGGAGAAACCGGCTGATCCGTTTGCCGTCCCGGAAGGTCAGGTTGTCCCGCAGCTCGAAGTCGGCCAGCAGCGTCTCCTTGCCGGCGCCGGGAAGCCCGGCGAGGAAGCCCCTGGCCTTTCGGCCGACGCTCACATAGACGCGGTCGGCCGAGTGTCGGCGGAAGATCTCGCGGAAGAGGTTCGTGTTGAGGGCCCCGCAGAGACCTTTATCCGTCGAGATCACGAGCATCGCCCGGCGGCGCACCGGCCGCGGATTGAGCAACGGGTGCCGTAGTTGCCCGGCCTGGGGGACGAGACTTTGCGCGATCTCCTCCAGGAGCTTTTGATACGGTCTCCCCTCGAGCGCCCGGAGCTGCGCACGGCGCATCTTGGACGCAGCAACCATTTGCATCGCCTTGGTGATCTGCGCTGTGTTCTTGACCGACCGGATTCTCCGGCGGATTTCGCGGGTGCTGGCCATGACGGAGGAGCGAGTAGCTTAACCGGCCTGCGCCGTGTAGGTCTGCGTGAAGTTTTCGAACGCCGACCGGAGCGATTTTGTGAGTTCCTCGTCGAGAACGCCCTTAGTGCGGATCTCGTCGAGGATGCCCGGGTAGCGGCTCTGCAGGAATTGGACCAGCTTCTCCTGGAAGGCCTTGATTTGGGGGACGGGAACGGCGTCAAAGAAGTT from Methylacidimicrobium sp. AP8 includes:
- a CDS encoding pseudouridine synthase — translated: MAGRPERRRNPSPASDSPVRLNQYLARCGLGSRRGVERLILEGRVTVNGLPAGRLAFQVSATDAVALDGRPLRPSAGLTVLLHKPKGFLCTSLDPRGRPTVYDLLPTRWRNLRYVGRLDRESEGLLLFTNDGLLIERLAHPRYKIPKVYEVESDRPLEACRIATLLRGRCIEGRTARIDSFRVLGPRRVRVVLHQGLKRQIRLMFAAIGFPVTRLVRIAYGPLLLGSLRAGQYRLLSGAETEALIRAMAPNARASREKA
- the tilS gene encoding tRNA lysidine(34) synthetase TilS gives rise to the protein MNSASLPLPALHATCSAVAELPIRLLAAVSGGLDSCVLLDALVLTGKRPTVVHFDHGWRPESVEDAVFVRELAASYGLEYLEERSAPADAATETSARKRRYEFFARAAQISGVHDLALAHHADDQVETLLLQLLRGAGSLARGMREAEVRDGFRLHRPFLWLDRSRLREHAQARGLRWREDRSNDDRRYLRNRIRHELLPFLEERFSPHVRQSLLRFCRVRIAEEEWMTELVRQAAEGTGLSVGDLRNSPIGRQRRIVHHWLRRQGIRDISLSDVEAVRGLASGGREGRQYSLTGGWQAVRRDGEIRLQHQTLPCASTNT
- a CDS encoding DUF971 domain-containing protein: MPASLDLADAQVIGSQLAIRWRDGRESYLPLEDLRRHCPCALCQGESTATTAYAPKPKTYSPASFIVRSLQPVGGYALQIVWADGHATGIYPYSYLLSLGEGSAPPPGS
- the atpC gene encoding ATP synthase F1 subunit epsilon — translated: MSQLHVEIVTPEGVRLAQDVDMATFPGEEGEMGVYPNHEPLITRVVPGELVLQAGGARKIMAIGEGFAKISAERLIILCDMALYEEEIEEAKVAEAVARAQQALRQKELGEEEQAATAALLARSLAQLKVKRRHRPG
- the atpD gene encoding F0F1 ATP synthase subunit beta, whose translation is MSKGKIVQIIGPVVDLEFPEESLPAIYNALRVRFEREGKPVELTLETQQHLGEGWVRALAMSSTDGLRRGIEAEDTGGPISVPVGPQVLGRVFNVLGDPVDERGPVPATKRYPIHRKAPELAAQNTKASILETGIKVIDLICPFLRGGKAGAFGGAGVGKTVVIMELINNIAKAHGGFSVFAGVGERTREGNDLYNEMAEAKVINLENLSESKVALVYGQMNEPPGARLRVALSALAMAEYFRDEMKQDVLLFIDNIFRFSQAGSEVSALLGRTPSAVGYQPTLASEMGALQERITSTRTGSITSFQAVYVPADDLTDPAPANTFAHLDSTIVLERSIAEQGIYPAVDPLASTSKALAPDVVGEEHYSVARGVQRVLQRYKDLQDIIAILGMDELSPEDKLTVYRARKIQRFLSQPFHVAEVFTGTKGEYVPVAETIRGFREILDGKYDDVPEGNFYMKGTIDQVVGSSK
- the atpG gene encoding ATP synthase F1 subunit gamma — encoded protein: MASTREIRRRIRSVKNTAQITKAMQMVAASKMRRAQLRALEGRPYQKLLEEIAQSLVPQAGQLRHPLLNPRPVRRRAMLVISTDKGLCGALNTNLFREIFRRHSADRVYVSVGRKARGFLAGLPGAGKETLLADFELRDNLTFRDGKRISRFLLQKFSEGEIDAIDVAHTHFVNALVQTTVIRPLVPVAPEHLAPGEQPAAPAVPDNFEPSPEELLDRLLPFFVDWNIYQALLDSLASEHSARMIAMKNATENAQELVGDLTLEYNKARQEGITREILEIATAQSALE